GGTGTAATGCAGGGCGTCGCGCTGCTCGAAGTCGAAGGGCACGCCGCCGGCGCCGATATTGCGCGGCACGTGCGCCAGGAAGCGCTCCTTCGCCCGCGCGATCAGCAAGGCTTCGCCCGTGACATACGCGGCGGCCGTGCCGATCTTGATGCGGTGGCTGTGCCAGTTGTTGCGCGCCGTGGACGGGCCGCCCACCTTGACGGGATCGCTCAGATACCCTTGCGCCAGGGTGCGGCAAAACGCCTGCACCTGCTCGCGCTCGACGCCGTTCAAGCGTTCCTGCACCAGGTCAAATCCCATCAGCAGGCTGGCCAGTTCCGTCTCGTCGACAGGGCTGAACGAGGGCTGATAGCTGCCGCTCCAGGCCAGCAGCAGCTGGCGCGCCACCTCGAAATGCGGCATCTCGCCCGACAGCCGCCAGGCCAGCGCCTGCAAGCGCGCCTGGCGCCAGTCTTCCTGCGCCTGCTGGCTGGTCTCGCGCCCGCCCTCTCCCTTCAGCAAGCCGCCCGTGCGCACTTGCGCCATCAGGTGCACGGGCCGCGCAGCGTCCTTGCGCGCCGCCTTGACCACCTGTTCAGCGATGGCCGGCGCCACCCGCGCCTTGAGCGTGCGTGCGCGCGCGGCGGACGTCAGCGCAAACGGCGGCGCGCCTTCATGCGGGCGCGGCGCCGCGCGCAAGCCCGCCAGGGGCAGCGCCAGCAGGCCGGCCAGCACGGCGCGCCGGCGGATCAGATGCGTACTCAAAACCGCGTCTCCCGCGCCGCGCGCAAAAAGTTATCGAGGATGGGCGTGCAATCGAGCAGCTCGACGCCGCCCGCCGAATGGAATTCCGGGTGCCACTGCAAGCCCATGACGAAGCGGGCACGCTGGTAGCGGATGGCCTCGACGATGTTGTCCCCTTGCGAATACGCTTCCACGGTGACGTCGCGCCCCAGGTCCTTGACCGACTGGTGGTGGATGGAATTGACGAGCGCCTCGCCCGCCTTCGGAAACATGCCCGCCAGGGACGAGCCTTTCGGGAAGACGATGGTGTGGCGGTGGCGGTCATACAGGTCGTTGACGTGGGAGGCCGCACCTTCCACGTCCGAGGCGATGTCCTGGTACAGGGTGCCGCCAAAGCCCACGTTGATCAGTTGGCAGCCGCGGCAAATGCCCAGCACGGGTTTGCCCGCATCGACGAATTCGTGCAGCAGTTCCAGCTCGTACAGGTCGCGCGCGCGGTCGCCGTTCCATTCGGGCCGCGTGGCCGCCTCGGAATACGTCTGC
This window of the Janthinobacterium agaricidamnosum genome carries:
- a CDS encoding alginate lyase family protein; this translates as MSTHLIRRRAVLAGLLALPLAGLRAAPRPHEGAPPFALTSAARARTLKARVAPAIAEQVVKAARKDAARPVHLMAQVRTGGLLKGEGGRETSQQAQEDWRQARLQALAWRLSGEMPHFEVARQLLLAWSGSYQPSFSPVDETELASLLMGFDLVQERLNGVEREQVQAFCRTLAQGYLSDPVKVGGPSTARNNWHSHRIKIGTAAAYVTGEALLIARAKERFLAHVPRNIGAGGVPFDFEQRDALHYTTYSLEPLLTTALMAQAHGDDWYGAPEAKRLAEALAWLSPYAQGKKTHEEFAKSAVPFDRKRVAAGEKGFTGNWETKGAANVYLLAARFDPAYLSLALELRPPAWALALYGSELKLAD
- a CDS encoding gamma-glutamyl-gamma-aminobutyrate hydrolase family protein codes for the protein MSDEKDPLHPPSTDPAAPTPSRPDRVGRRAPDDEHRARDAAPRYLKDNDTPLALAWRVISSRYRSMRDKASRDFMRRTLRIGISARIFHPEPGATGLRSKNLQYLEESIAQWVMSRDVLVFMIPTVNTSGQLHPSNITLRHYARHLDGLVLQGGADVSPQTYSEAATRPEWNGDRARDLYELELLHEFVDAGKPVLGICRGCQLINVGFGGTLYQDIASDVEGAASHVNDLYDRHRHTIVFPKGSSLAGMFPKAGEALVNSIHHQSVKDLGRDVTVEAYSQGDNIVEAIRYQRARFVMGLQWHPEFHSAGGVELLDCTPILDNFLRAARETRF